In Phaeodactylum tricornutum CCAP 1055/1 chromosome 10, whole genome shotgun sequence, a single genomic region encodes these proteins:
- a CDS encoding predicted protein, with protein sequence MNYALLSICPVMPRCLQLRRGLAVNFTSLGSPGISTEAPQSKFVHNSVEGTDVESLEGPNMAPCLVHHDSSTMSKLSRAANRNSCELSPKPAVFRKHFLHDKQHSAGVQTNSQEGILAGHYSNLSGEAIPTSSWVRVEGIPPLSSLQAILDGIRNAVLEIQNGSVLNMDAAWDSDSRDTLPVVENIDSDAWVQEARLILSPFGRPMGWHIRLPSRSRVFALLKYSQTNPLYCAWKQVKIVSSNGPNSADDLLFPKVTDATVRVENCPFDTNAISLIHFFSRFDLTVNGPPIELWPGKRSNNKQAPLTYIVHFADASWARAAIRELQSSQLKGRTVRLAQFPRQILNI encoded by the coding sequence atgaaCTATGctttactgtcaatttgTCCGGTGATGCCGCGCTGTCTTCAACTGCGGCGAGGACTGGCGGTGAACTTTACTTCTCTTGGGTCTCCTGGCATATCCACAGAAGCTCCCCAGTCAAAATTTGTTCATAATTCTGTTGAGGGTACGGACGTAGAGAGTTTGGAAGGACCAAATATGGCGCCATGCCTTGTCCATCACGACAGCTCGACTATGTCCAAACTGTCGCGCGCTGCGAACCGGAACAGTTGCGAACTCAGCCCCAAACCTGCGGTCTTTAGAAAGCACTTCCTTCACGACAAACAACATTCTGCGGGCGTGCAAACAAATTCTCAGGAAGGAATTTTGGCTGGGCACTACAGCAACCTTTCAGGCGAAGCTATTCCAACAAGTTCATGGGTCCGAGTAGAAGGAATTCCACCATTATCCTCTCTTCAGGCCATTCTTGACGGTATAAGGAACGCAGTTTTAGAAATCCAAAATGGATCTGTTTTGAACATGGACGCAGCATGGGATTCTGACAGTCGGGATACGTTGCCTGTCGTGGAAAATATAGATTCTGATGCCTGGGTTCAGGAAGCTAGACTTATTCTGTCTCCGTTTGGGCGACCCATGGGTTGGCATATTCGTTTACCAAGTCGATCCAGGGTATTCGCGCTGTTGAAATATTCGCAGACGAACCCTCTCTATTGCGCTTGGAAGCAAGTCAAAATTGTCTCCAGTAATGGACCTAACAGCGCGGACGATTTGCTCTTTCCGAAGGTCACTGACGCCACAGTACGTGTTGAGAACTGCCCTTTCGACACCAACGCCATAAGCCTTATTCATTTCTTTAGCCGCTTTGACCTCACTGTGAATGGACCTCCCATCGAATTGTGGCCAGGAAAGAGGAGCAACAATAAGCAAGCACCGCTGACCTACATTGTGCACTTTGCGGACGCTTCCTGGGCGAGAGCGGCGATACGCGAGTTGCAAAGTTCTCAACTCAAAGGTAGAACCGTCCGCCTGGCCCAGTTTCCTCGTCAAATTCTAAATATATAA
- the IPMDH gene encoding 3-isopropylmalate dehydrogenase (3-isopropylmalate dehydrogenase Amino acids metabolism), which produces MGLLTKSPLALIVVLGVASLSDAFVPQHSRFARHPSVKDAVSKKDSYDITLLPGDGIGPEITESTKKVLTALCEKCGFDMNLKVALIGGAAIDAVNDPFPQESLEQCQASDSVLLACIGGYKWDSNPRELRPESGLLKMRKEMGLFANLRPAKVLPQLIDASTLKREVVEGVDVMVVRELTGDVYFGTPKGIETINGERVGYNNMIYSESEIDRIARVAGDVASKRGKKLCSVDKANVLDVSQLWREVVTDVITKDFPDVELSHMYVDNAAMQLIRWPKQFDTIVCGNIFGDILSDEASMLVGSLGMLPSASIGESGPGVFEPCHGSAPDIAGEDKANPLAMILSAAMMLKYDLDRPDEALLLENAVEAVLDQGLRTPDIKQEGDGCKLVGCSEMGEAVAKIVTELDVPNSAEVSV; this is translated from the exons ATGGGGCTCCTTACAAAGTCCCCGTTAGCTCTCATCGTTGTTTTGGGAGTCGCGTCTCTTTCCGATGCCTTTGTCCCTCAACACTCTCGGTTTGCCCGACACCCAAGCGTCAAAGATGCCGTCTCGAAAAAAGATTCTTACGACATTACCTTATTACCAGGCGACGGCATTGGTCCGGAAATTACGGAATCCACCAAAAAGGTCCTGACAGCCTTGTGTGAAAAATGTGGATTCGACATGAACCTGAAAGTAGCCTTAATTGGCGGTGCTGCTATTGACGCCGTCAACGACCCCTTTCCACAAGAGTCTCTGGAACAGTGCCAAGCGTCCGATTCAGTACTCTTGGCTTGCATTGGAGGATACAAGTGGGACAGTAATCCGAGAGAATTGCGCCCGGAAAGTGGACTGTTGAAAATGCGCAAAGAAATGGGGCTCTTTGCCAACCTCCGACCAGCAAAGGTTTTGCCCCAGCTGATTGACGCCTCGACCTTGAAGCGCGAAGTGGTAGAAGGCGTCGATGTCATGGTGGTGCGAGAATTGACCGGTGATGTATACTTTGGTACTCCCAAGGGCATCGAGACGATCAATG GCGAACGAGTGGGATACAACAACATGATCTATTCGGAATCGGAAATCGATCGTATCGCCCGTGTAGCTGGAGATGTCGCCAGCAAGCGCGGAAAAAAGCTGTGCAGCGTAGACAAGGCCAACGTACTAGATGTCAGTCAGCTATGGCGAGAAGTTGTGACGGACGTCATTACCAAAGATTTCCCGGATGTGGAGCTTAGTCACATGTACGTCGATAATGCCGCTATGCAGTTGATTCGATGGCCCAAGCAATTTGATACCATTGTTTGCGGCAACATTTTCGGTGACATTCTATCGGACGAAGCTTCCATGTTGGTCGGTTCCTTGGGTATGCTTCCCTCGGCCTCCATTGGTGAATCCGGGCCGGGAGTGTTTGAACCCTGCCATGGATCTGCTCCCGACATTGCTGGAGAAGACAAGGCTAACCCTCTGGCCATGATTCTGTCCGCCGCCATGATGCTCAAGTACGATTTGGACCGGCCTGATGAAGCGTTGTTGCTCGAGAACGCCGTTGAAGCCGTACTGGATCAGGGACTCCGTACGCCGGACATCAAGCAAGAAGGTGATGGTTGCAAATTGGTGGGTTGCTCCGAGATGGGCGAGGCGGTGGCCAAGATTGTCACGGAATTGGACGTTCCCAATAGCGCCGAAGTGAGTGTGTAA